The following coding sequences lie in one Saccharomyces mikatae IFO 1815 strain IFO1815 genome assembly, chromosome: 10 genomic window:
- the RSF2 gene encoding Rsf2p (similar to Saccharomyces cerevisiae RSF2 (YJR127C) and TDA9 (YML081W); ancestral locus Anc_4.351), translating into MFVNGTQSNFAKPAGQGILPIPKKSRIIKTDKPRPFLCPTCTRGFVRQEHLKRHQHSHTREKPYLCIFCGRCFARRDLVLRHQQKLHAALVGTGDTQQRTPAPNSDSSFASKRRHSMTADDPSDLHIIKIAGNKETILPTPKNLTGKTPEELKEAVVALAKSNNVELPASAPVTHKNQVRIPPCKAGSLGFGEFKLDVKGLSAHSASSDAVVQGAHTPSSMHKTKRHASFSASSAMTYMSNDNSPHHAITNFELVEEAPHQVGFSTPQMTAKQLMESVSELDLPPLTLDEPPQAIKFNLNLFNNGPSEHQQQQQPNSTSTTMVNSNNGSAVATPGVYLLSSGPSLTDLLTMNSAYAGAGGYMSNHHSPFDLGCFNHDKRTPSEFNLPSTFPHTMVSNSTTASNSCSNLVNQPYRAMSNEQPVVSLSPKNPPTIVSDSSSTIHFNSSANSLLEPKMEINDDDSNVDPATISDKWLSDFINNSDPKSTFKINFNHFNDIGFIYSPPSSRSSIPNKSPPNKSARSSNSEKPSLSPRLNLNLNENTDLPVTPQNQVNDPTYSASITRSSHKRRRDSVMMDYDLSNFFNSRQMDISKVLTEDDPNNGGVDDGTLTLSFANETGTSTTQKELPALTPSDLLSPFSLSSASQLLFTNELRNMILVDNNIDSEAFPTTNELNEYVTYYKEEFHPFFSFIHLPSIIPNMDIYPLLLSICMIGALYGFHSTHAKVFANIASTQIRKSLKASEINPEKTELWVIQTLVLLTFYGIFNKNATVIKGMDGQLTTIIRLLKSSRLNLPLESICQPPIESDHIMEYENSPDMFSKIKEKYNAPDQMERNYKYFVLAQSRVRTCHAVLLLSNLFSSLVGVNCCFHSMDLKCGVPCYREDLYQCQNSIEWASLLSQYKITLDSKFSLIELSNGNEAYENCLRFLSTGDSFFYGNAKVSLSTCLSLLISIHEKIFIERNNARLNNDNNNIKLDDIEWKITSRQRIDTMLKYWENLYLKNGGILTPTENSISTINANPAMRLIIPVYLFAKMRRCLDLAHVIKKIWLKDWSNMNKALEEVCYDMDSLREATEYALNLVDAWTSVLTYIKRDKRRVFNTPVFTTTCMFTAVLVTSEYMKCVEDWARGYNASNPTSTLLDFSDRILWLKAERILKKLQMNLIPKECDVLKSYTDFLRWQDKDALDLSALDEVQAQRAMDPNTDVNETIQLIVAASLSSKCLYLGVQILGDAPIWPITLSFAHALQSRAIYSVTKKRNSRI; encoded by the coding sequence ATGTTTGTCAACGGTACGCAATCTAATTTCGCCAAGCCTGCTGGTCAAGGTATCCTGCCCATTCCTAAAAAATCTCGAATTATTAAGACTGATAAGCCAAGACCGTTCTTGTGCCCCACATGCACCAGGGGTTTTGTCAGACAGGAACATTTGAAGAGACACCAGCATTCGCACACGCGTGAGAAACCGTATCTTTGTATCTTTTGCGGTAGGTGTTTTGCTCGTAGAGATCTAGTGCTTAGACATCAGCAAAAACTTCATGCTGCTCTTGTAGGTACGGGCGATACCCAGCAGAGGACCCCGGCACCGAACTCCGATTCTTCCTTTGCTTCCAAGCGCCGCCATTCGATGACAGCAGACGATCCATCTGATCTTCATATCATTAAAATAGCTGGGAACAAAGAAACTATTCTGCCAACGCCCAAAAATCTCACTGGTAAGACACCTGAAGAGTTGAAGGAGGCTGTGGTTGCCTTGGCCAAATCAAATAATGTAGAGCTCCCCGCGTCAGCCCCGGTAACGCACAAGAACCAAGTGAGAATCCCGCCTTGTAAGGCAGGCTCACTAGGATTTGGAGAATTCAAACTCGACGTGAAAGGCCTATCTGCTCACTCTGCATCAAGCGATGCTGTTGTTCAGGGGGCGCACACTCCTTCTTCCATGCATAAGACGAAAAGGCATGCGTCTTTCTCTGCGTCCAGTGCAATGACTTATATGTCCAATGACAACAGTCCTCATCATGCAATTACCAACTTCGAACTTGTAGAGGAGGCTCCGCACCAGGTTGGGTTTTCTACCCCACAAATGACTGCCAAACAACTCATGGAAAGCGTCTCCGAACTGGATTTGCCCCCACTGACCCTAGATGAACCACCGCAGGCcatcaaattcaatttAAATCTGTTTAACAATGGCCCTTCTGAACatcagcagcagcagcagccgAATTCAACATCTACGACCATGGTGAACAGCAACAATGGGAGTGCAGTTGCTACGCCCGGGGTATATCTCTTAAGTAGTGGTCCCTCTTTGACAGATCTTTTAACAATGAATTCTGCATATGCAGGCGCAGGAGGGTACATGTCTAATCACCATTCACCATTCGATTTGGGCTGCTTCAACCATGATAAACGGACACCTTCCGAATTTAACCTGCCTTCAACCTTTCCACACACCATGGTGTCAAATTCTACTACGGCTTCAAACAGTTGCAGTAATTTGGTCAATCAACCCTACAGAGCAATGAGCAATGAGCAGCCAGTCGTGTCCTTATCTCCCAAAAACCCACCAACAATCGTTTCGGACTCCTCTTCCACAATTCATTTCAATTCGAGCGCCAACAGTTTGTTGGAGCCAAAAATGGAGataaatgatgatgatagcAACGTTGATCCAGCTACCATAAGTGACAAGTGGCTATCCGATTTTATTAATAACTCTGATCCGAAATCTACTTTCAAGATCAACTTCAATCATTTCAATGATATCGGGTTTATTTATTCTCCGCCATCTTCAAGATCATCAATACCAAACAAATCACCTCCTAACAAGTCTGCTCGATCATCTAACTCTGAAAAACCTTCTTTATCACCTCGTCTAAATTTAAACttgaatgaaaatacaGATTTACCAGTGACACCACAAAATCAAGTGAATGACCCCACTTATTCAGCATCTATTACCAGAAGCTCCCATAAAAGGCGTCGTGATAGTGTTATGATGGATTATGACCTatctaattttttcaactcgAGACAAATGGACATTTCAAAGGTGTTAACTGAGGATGATCCAAACAATGGTGGTGTGGACGACGGTACTCTCACTTTGTCTTTTGCCAATGAAACTGGTACTTCTACAACACAAAAAGAATTACCAGCGCTTACTCCTTCGGATTTGTTATCGccattttctctttcttcagCTTCACAATTACTTTTCACGAATGAACTAAGAAATATGATACTAGTGGATAATAATATCGATTCGGAAGCTTTTCCCACGACGAATGAATTGAATGAATATGTAACGTACTACAAGGAGGAGTTCcatccttttttttcatttattcatCTTCCTTCTATCATACCAAACATGGATATTTATCCCTTATTACTCTCAATTTGCATGATCGGAGCATTATATGGGTTCCATTCAACGCATGCCAAAGTATTCGCAAATATTGCGAGTACACAAATTAGAAAAAGCTTGAAGGCTAGTGAGATAAACCCAGAGAAAACAGAATTATGGGTTATACAGACGTTAGTATTGTTAACATTCTACggtattttcaataaaaatgcGACTGTAATCAAGGGGATGGATGGTCAGCTGACAACAATTATCCGCCTTTTGAAGTCTTCTCGTTTAAATTTACCCTTAGAGTCTATCTGTCAGCCCCCTATTGAGAGTGACCATATTATGGAATACGAAAATAGTCCTGAcatgttttcaaaaataaaagagaaatacaACGCACCTGATCAAATGGAAAGAAACTACAAATACTTTGTGCTGGCACAGTCACGAGTCAGAACTTGCCATGCGGTACTACTTTTATCTAatctgttttcttctttagttGGCGTTAACTGttgttttcattcaatgGACTTGAAATGTGGTGTTCCATGCTATAGAGAAGATCTATATCAGTGCCAAAACTCTATTGAATGGGCTAGCCTACTATCTCAGTACAAAATAACTTTAGattccaaattttcattgattGAATTGTCTAATGGTAACGAAGCTTATGAAAATTGTTTGAGATTTCTTTCTACAGGTGATAGCTTCTTTTATGGAAATGCGAAGGTTTCATTAAGTACATGTCtatcattattgatatCTATCCatgagaaaatattcattGAAAGGAATAATGCAAGACTTAATAATGATAACAACAACATAAAGCTAGATGACATTGAGTGGAAGATTACTTCAAGACAACGTATTGATACAATGTTAAAGTATTGGGAAAATCTGTATTTGAAAAACGGTGGCATCTTAACACCTACCGAAAATAGTATCTCAACAATAAATGCCAATCCAGCAATGAGATTAATAATTCCAGTGTACTTATTTGCCAAAATGAGACGATGTTTAGATTTGGCACACGTTATCAAGAAAATCTGGTTAAAGGATTGGTCCAATATGAATAAAGCTTTAGAAGAAGTTTGTTATGACATGGATTCATTGAGAGAGGCTACCGAATATGCCTTGAATCTGGTAGATGCGTGGACCTCAGTTCTCACCTATATCAAACGAGATAAGCGCAGGGTCTTCAACACACCAGTATTTACGACCACATGCATGTTTACTGCAGTACTAGTCACTTCAGAATATATGAAATGTGTAGAAGACTGGGCACGCGGGTATAATGCTAGTAACCCCACTTCGACATTATTAGATTTTTCCGATCGGATTTTATGGCTAAAAGCagaaagaattttgaaaaaattacagATGAACTTGATACCGAAAGAGTGTGATGTATTGAAATCATATACCGATTTCCTGAGATGGCAAGACAAGGACGCCTTGGATTTATCAGCACTGGATGAAGTACAAGCACAAAGGGCCATGGATCCAAATACCGATGTAAATGAGACAATTCAATTGATTGTAGCGGCAAGTCTCTCCTCAAAATGTTTGTATTTGGGTGTTCAAATTTTAGGTGACGCACCAATCTGGCCGATTACATTATCGTTCGCTCATGCCTTGCAATCGAGAGCCATTTATAGTGTtacaaaaaagagaaactcTAGAATATAG
- the EFM3 gene encoding protein-lysine N-methyltransferase (similar to Saccharomyces cerevisiae YJR129C; ancestral locus Anc_4.352) gives MNEDLFYDRLHQRCPKGYLLEELETSEPNVVLHLSRFIDEMEQVRHTNAYYCKTIIKTLLDNEQIFGNALVIIDDDEDGIEISDYLYEKYIELLSTGKPDPTMKEVIRYRFDRNVRIKIEETPNLISAASTTGFRTWEAALYMGDFLINKPLQELALTQEEQEEDKKKLNVLEIGAGTGIVSLVLSQNYRNFVNKMYVTDGDSDLVERQLKKNFELNDALSEHKPDIRFQRLWWGSDKVPDDIDLVVGADVTYDSTIFPELCKCLAECLAINRCKMCLLSATIRSESTDKLFAQECSKLGLEYTIVTSTECDKSSETRMVEALLFNPLIAPIRIYKITRK, from the coding sequence ATGAATGAGGACCTGTTTTATGATAGATTGCACCAACGATGCCCGAAAGGATACCTTCTAGAGGAGTTAGAAACAAGCGAACCCAACGTTGTCCTGCATTTATCAAGAttcattgatgaaatggAACAGGTGCGACACACAAATGCATATTATTGCAAAACGATAATAAAAACGCTTTTGGACAATGAGCAGATCTTTGGTAATGCGCTCGTAATAATcgatgatgacgaagacGGGATCGAGATATCTGATTATCTTTACGAGAAGTACATAGAATTACTGAGCACAGGAAAGCCAGACCCAACGATGAAAGAGGTTATAAGATACAGGTTTGACCGGAATGTGAGGataaaaattgaagaaacgCCAAATTTAATCAGCGCGGCGAGCACTACAGGTTTCAGAACATGGGAAGCTGCATTGTACATGGGAGATTTCCTCATTAATAAACCGTTGCAGGAGTTGGCGTTAAcacaagaagaacaagaggaagacaagaagaaattgaacgTTCTCGAGATCGGCGCTGGGACAGGCATAGTGAGCCTCGTCCTTTCACAAAATTATCGCAATTTTGTGAACAAGATGTACGTTACCGATGGCGATTCAGACCTAGTTGAACGACAactgaaaaagaatttcGAGTTGAACGATGCATTAAGTGAGCACAAGCCAGACATCAGGTTTCAAAGGTTATGGTGGGGTAGCGATAAGGTCCCCGACGACATAGATCTAGTAGTGGGGGCCGATGTTACATACGACTCAACCATCTTTCCTGAACTGTGCAAGTGTCTGGCTGAGTGCCTTGCCATAAACCGGTGTAAGATGTGCCTCCTGTCTGCGACGATCAGAAGCGAGTCCACCGACAAACTATTTGCTCAAGAGTGCAGTAAACTTGGACTAGAGTACACCATAGTTACCAGCACCGAGTGTGACAAGAGTAGCGAGACTCGAATGGTAGAAGCCCTGTTATTCAATCCTTTAATTGCGCCCATTCGGATTTACAAAATCACGAGGAAATAG